From the genome of Pelobacter propionicus DSM 2379, one region includes:
- a CDS encoding YheU family protein codes for MELSKSVEVTIIHDDVSPERQPHHDEDGIDVPWDSINPETLRNLISEFVTREWPDTEYSLDTKIDQVQKQLRTGQAKIVFDLVSKTCNIIPSR; via the coding sequence ATGGAATTGTCGAAATCCGTTGAAGTGACGATCATACACGATGACGTATCCCCAGAACGTCAACCTCACCATGACGAAGATGGGATCGATGTACCCTGGGACAGCATCAACCCGGAAACACTTCGCAACCTGATTTCCGAGTTCGTCACCAGGGAGTGGCCAGACACGGAATACTCCCTCGATACCAAAATTGATCAAGTCCAGAAGCAACTGCGCACCGGACAGGCGAAAATAGTCTTCGACCTGGTATCCAAGACCTGTAACATCATTCCGAGCAGGTGA
- the xseA gene encoding exodeoxyribonuclease VII large subunit, with translation MEKRFFPLSAITKRINELLEPAISKQFWVKAEISTGRERGGAFYCDLVETNAGGKIVAKIACTIWQSELATIRRAFKAKNMDLVLSNGTVVGFLCSLQFSPQYGLSLRVIDADPSIALGEMELKKRDIIERLQKEGMFETNKELSVPLLPLRLGLITSAGSAAYNDFIQTLTASGYGFKVFVADAMMQGDQTEKSVMRALDALARLEVDLVSIVRGGGSKTDLYFLDNEAIARRIAGFGKPVWTGIGHEIDTSVLDYVANRSFKTPTAAAEELVARFIQMRRQLDEATNTLQTVWTYRLKLDRDYLTRAMTGIRQGSRKLLDVTASFLREQAKELRLKVQERLSTEQVVIGRRTERLRSLPMAMIQNLAERLAAKRQELRSRTYSRISRSGDTLSVLKQRFVKERFLRRLLVERDSIMKVRQQLKTRFLSTFRIKSMTLANLKGRLKEERILLRFGTARNSLNDKMAILKAIDPQTVLQRGFALVYGRNGALIRSINDVTEKEIMTTRLTDGSLISEVIAKEKHHE, from the coding sequence ATGGAGAAACGTTTCTTCCCCCTCTCCGCTATCACAAAGCGGATCAATGAACTGCTGGAACCTGCCATCAGCAAGCAGTTCTGGGTCAAGGCCGAGATATCCACTGGCCGGGAACGAGGAGGAGCTTTTTACTGTGATCTGGTTGAAACGAATGCCGGCGGGAAAATCGTCGCAAAGATAGCCTGCACCATATGGCAAAGCGAGCTTGCCACCATCAGGAGGGCATTCAAGGCCAAGAACATGGATCTTGTACTCTCCAACGGGACTGTGGTCGGCTTCCTCTGTTCCCTCCAGTTCAGCCCACAGTACGGCCTGTCACTTCGGGTCATCGATGCTGACCCGTCCATCGCCCTGGGTGAGATGGAGTTAAAAAAACGGGACATCATCGAACGTCTCCAGAAGGAGGGGATGTTCGAGACGAACAAGGAACTCTCCGTGCCGCTCCTGCCACTGCGTCTCGGCCTGATCACCAGTGCCGGCAGTGCGGCGTACAATGACTTCATCCAGACCCTCACGGCATCGGGTTACGGCTTCAAGGTCTTCGTGGCCGACGCCATGATGCAAGGAGATCAGACGGAGAAGTCGGTCATGCGGGCACTGGACGCCCTCGCCAGACTCGAAGTTGATCTCGTCTCCATCGTCCGGGGCGGAGGAAGCAAAACCGACCTCTACTTCCTTGACAACGAAGCCATCGCCCGCAGGATCGCCGGATTTGGCAAGCCGGTCTGGACTGGCATCGGGCATGAGATCGACACCAGCGTCCTCGACTATGTCGCCAACCGCTCTTTCAAAACCCCTACCGCTGCGGCAGAGGAATTGGTGGCCCGCTTCATACAAATGCGCCGCCAACTGGACGAAGCAACGAACACCTTGCAAACCGTGTGGACCTACCGACTAAAACTCGACCGTGATTATCTGACGAGGGCGATGACCGGCATCCGGCAGGGGTCGAGGAAGCTCCTGGATGTCACCGCATCATTTCTGCGGGAGCAGGCCAAGGAATTACGACTGAAGGTTCAAGAGCGGCTTTCGACCGAGCAGGTCGTTATTGGGAGGCGCACGGAGAGATTGCGCTCTCTACCTATGGCCATGATCCAAAACCTTGCGGAGCGACTGGCAGCAAAACGACAGGAACTCAGATCACGGACATATTCCCGGATTTCCCGGTCAGGAGACACCCTGTCCGTGTTGAAGCAACGCTTTGTGAAGGAACGCTTTCTGCGCCGACTGCTCGTTGAGCGGGACAGCATCATGAAAGTCCGGCAGCAACTGAAGACCCGGTTCCTCTCCACATTCAGGATTAAGTCGATGACACTCGCTAACCTGAAGGGTCGACTCAAGGAAGAGAGAATTCTCCTGCGGTTCGGGACGGCCCGCAACAGCCTGAACGACAAGATGGCAATCCTGAAAGCCATTGATCCGCAGACTGTCCTGCAACGCGGTTTTGCCCTAGTGTATGGTCGAAACGGCGCGCTGATCAGGTCAATCAACGATGTCACAGAGAAAGAAATAATGACTACCCGCTTGACTGATGGTTCGCTCATCAGCGAGGTTATCGCAAAGGAGAAACATCATGAGTGA
- the xseB gene encoding exodeoxyribonuclease VII small subunit, with amino-acid sequence MSDTTELTYEQKVEKLDEILTRLDNSETPIDKLAEDVKEGARLIKELDKKLKQVETEVLDAFKELDNV; translated from the coding sequence ATGAGTGACACAACAGAGCTTACTTATGAGCAGAAAGTTGAAAAACTGGACGAGATCCTGACTAGGCTCGACAACTCAGAGACCCCCATCGACAAACTTGCTGAAGACGTCAAGGAAGGGGCTCGACTGATCAAGGAACTCGATAAAAAGCTTAAACAGGTCGAAACTGAAGTGCTTGATGCCTTTAAGGAACTGGATAACGTCTGA
- a CDS encoding integration host factor subunit alpha, translating into MTKADIVERIHAGTGMTQKESAEMMETVFSIMKSTLETGETLKISGFGSFVVKQKNARRGRNPQTGETITIEARRVLSFKPSTVLRDVINK; encoded by the coding sequence ATGACCAAAGCAGATATTGTTGAAAGAATCCATGCCGGCACGGGCATGACTCAGAAGGAGTCGGCAGAAATGATGGAGACGGTCTTTTCTATCATGAAATCGACTCTCGAAACCGGGGAGACACTGAAAATTTCTGGTTTTGGCAGTTTCGTGGTGAAACAGAAAAACGCTCGGCGGGGTCGGAACCCGCAGACGGGCGAAACGATCACGATCGAGGCACGACGTGTATTGTCGTTCAAGCCAAGCACCGTGCTGCGCGATGTAATCAACAAGTAA
- a CDS encoding SPL family radical SAM protein, with protein sequence MPSQHDTISSLVVREIQAKSILSVSKIYSYVINPYVGCQHACSYCYARYMKKFTGHKEPWGTFVDVKINAAELLQKEIGKKKKDSVWISGVCDPYQPLEAEYRLTRRCLQILADYDWPVVVQTRSPLVLRDIDIFKVVKGIEVGFSVTTADDNIRKLFEPHAPSIAERLNALAELHRQGIRTYAMIAPLLPGAESLVALFDGSVDYILVDRMNYHYADAIYRSCRLEDKHTEAYFTWASQRIKAESDRRGIECTIV encoded by the coding sequence ATGCCGTCACAACATGATACGATTTCTTCCTTGGTTGTGCGCGAGATCCAGGCAAAGAGCATCCTCTCCGTATCCAAGATATATTCCTATGTGATCAATCCGTACGTCGGCTGCCAACATGCTTGCTCGTACTGTTATGCCCGCTATATGAAAAAGTTCACCGGGCATAAGGAGCCATGGGGCACCTTCGTCGATGTCAAAATAAATGCCGCCGAGTTGCTACAAAAGGAAATCGGCAAGAAAAAGAAGGATTCCGTATGGATCAGCGGCGTGTGCGACCCGTATCAGCCGTTGGAGGCGGAATACAGATTGACTAGGCGCTGCCTGCAGATCCTGGCTGACTATGACTGGCCGGTGGTCGTTCAGACCCGATCACCATTGGTGCTCAGAGATATCGATATTTTTAAGGTAGTGAAGGGAATTGAAGTAGGGTTTTCTGTCACGACCGCAGATGATAACATCAGAAAACTGTTCGAGCCCCATGCCCCGTCGATAGCGGAGCGATTGAACGCGCTGGCAGAGCTACACCGTCAAGGGATCAGAACGTACGCGATGATCGCTCCTCTCCTCCCCGGAGCGGAAAGCCTGGTGGCGTTGTTTGACGGGAGTGTTGATTATATCTTGGTTGATCGCATGAATTATCACTACGCCGACGCCATTTACCGGAGTTGTCGGCTGGAAGACAAACACACTGAAGCCTATTTCACCTGGGCGAGCCAGAGGATCAAAGCCGAGAGTGACCGCCGGGGGATTGAGTGCACCATCGTATAG
- a CDS encoding cupin domain-containing protein — MDEISVERAPDTTKLDKLGVKSWPTWECEVSEFPWNYDARETCYLLEGEVIVTPDGGTPVTIKAGDLVAFPAGMSCRWNVLKAVHKHYQFD, encoded by the coding sequence ATGGATGAAATATCTGTCGAACGTGCACCAGATACTACCAAACTTGACAAACTGGGCGTCAAATCCTGGCCGACCTGGGAGTGTGAGGTCTCCGAATTCCCTTGGAATTACGATGCCCGGGAGACCTGCTACCTCCTTGAAGGCGAGGTCATCGTCACACCTGACGGCGGCACACCCGTGACCATCAAGGCCGGCGACCTCGTGGCGTTCCCCGCCGGGATGTCCTGCCGCTGGAATGTCCTCAAGGCCGTTCACAAGCACTACCAGTTCGACTGA
- a CDS encoding penicillin-binding transpeptidase domain-containing protein, giving the protein MVATIRIHIGAMLSILVMWAGMAHAGDIDQKSLTKLFTGYDGCFMLYNQSTEKLVLEYNPDNRCSQRIPVNSTFKIPLAVMAFDQGLITESTVFTWDGKVNQDFPDWNRDQTPASWQKYSVVWVSQQLTPRIGREMISRYLAVFSYGNQDFSGDPGKNNGLTHAWLSSSLKISAVEQLEFLKKIISYQLPVKPAAVDFTKRHLYQGKLENGAGYYAKTGSGWQGRSDAGNNAGKLRDGWYVGFIDHGPEQYVFVSNISDKRPDPASKAFGGQISKGIALSILNGYFGK; this is encoded by the coding sequence ATGGTCGCGACAATCCGTATCCATATCGGGGCGATGTTGTCAATTCTCGTGATGTGGGCCGGCATGGCCCATGCCGGCGATATTGACCAAAAGTCACTGACGAAGCTCTTCACCGGTTATGACGGCTGCTTCATGCTCTACAACCAGAGCACGGAAAAGCTGGTCCTGGAATACAACCCTGACAACCGCTGCAGTCAGCGTATCCCCGTCAATTCGACCTTCAAGATCCCGCTGGCCGTCATGGCTTTCGATCAGGGGCTCATCACCGAAAGCACCGTGTTCACCTGGGACGGCAAGGTTAATCAGGACTTTCCGGACTGGAACAGGGATCAGACCCCGGCGTCATGGCAGAAATATTCCGTCGTGTGGGTATCGCAGCAGCTCACACCGAGAATCGGCAGGGAGATGATCAGCCGATACCTTGCTGTGTTTTCGTACGGCAACCAGGACTTTTCCGGAGACCCCGGCAAGAACAACGGCCTGACCCACGCCTGGCTCAGCAGCAGTCTGAAAATTTCCGCTGTGGAACAGCTTGAGTTCCTGAAGAAGATAATCAGCTACCAGCTGCCCGTGAAGCCAGCGGCAGTCGATTTCACCAAACGGCACCTCTATCAGGGCAAGCTGGAAAATGGTGCTGGCTACTACGCCAAGACCGGCAGCGGCTGGCAGGGACGCAGTGACGCCGGCAACAACGCGGGCAAGTTACGCGACGGCTGGTATGTCGGGTTCATCGACCATGGCCCGGAGCAGTATGTCTTCGTGTCGAATATCAGCGACAAACGGCCTGATCCGGCATCAAAGGCTTTCGGCGGGCAGATCTCGAAAGGTATCGCCCTGAGCATCCTAAATGGTTATTTCGGGAAGTGA
- the recD2 gene encoding SF1B family DNA helicase RecD2, with protein sequence MNGKPNTTDIPVERLSGSVERVTFHSEESGFCVLRVKVKGKRDLVTVIGSAAAITAGEFVECVGSWHNDKTHGLQFKTINLKTVPPSTLEGIEKYLGSGMVKGIGPHFAKILVKAFGIEVFTVIEETPERLLALPGIGRKRTDKVTAAWAEQKAIREIMVFLQSHGVGTGRAVRIYKTYGDEAIVKVSENPYRLALDIHGIGFKTADVIAGKLGIAPDSLIRAQAGVRHVLQELSSDGHCAAPHDKLITESVKLLEINEAILEEAVREEITQENLVPEEIDGISCLFLTPLHRAELGVANSIRRILDGAPPWGTIDAEKALPWVEEKTGLTLSQSQKDAVRLALASKALVITGGPGTGKTTLVNSILKILAVKQLHILLAAPTGRAAKRLTETTGQEAKTIHRLLEFDPQSFGFKRGRDNPLEADLIVIDESSMVDVVLMNKLLAAIPDNAALMIVGDVDQLPSVGPGAVLSDIIESRAVPTVRLTEIFRQAATSRIIVNAHRINKGELPLKNEKDELSDFYFVPADTPEEIHAKLMQVVTERIPKRFGLHPVKDVQVLTPMNRGGLGTHSLNAELQKMLNANSEPRVTRFGTTFSPGDKIIQTVNNYDKEVFNGDIGQILEIDTEESSLKADYDGRIVEYEFGELDEVSLAYATSIHKSQGSEYPAVVIPLAMQHYMLLERNLVYTAVTRGKKLVTIIGQPKALGMAVRNTNSNRRLTNLTARLQHT encoded by the coding sequence ATGAACGGGAAGCCGAACACAACCGACATCCCGGTGGAGCGTCTCTCAGGTTCCGTCGAACGGGTAACCTTCCACAGCGAGGAGTCGGGTTTCTGTGTCCTTCGAGTCAAGGTCAAGGGGAAGCGCGACTTGGTCACAGTCATCGGCAGCGCCGCCGCCATCACTGCCGGCGAATTCGTCGAGTGCGTGGGGAGCTGGCACAATGACAAAACCCACGGTCTACAGTTCAAGACCATCAATCTGAAGACGGTTCCGCCGAGCACCCTGGAAGGGATTGAGAAGTACCTCGGCTCAGGAATGGTCAAGGGGATCGGCCCCCATTTCGCCAAGATTCTGGTGAAGGCCTTCGGCATCGAAGTCTTTACCGTCATTGAGGAGACACCGGAGCGGCTGCTGGCACTCCCCGGCATCGGCAGGAAGCGGACCGACAAAGTCACCGCCGCCTGGGCCGAGCAGAAGGCAATCCGGGAGATCATGGTATTCCTCCAATCGCACGGCGTCGGCACCGGACGGGCAGTGAGGATCTACAAGACCTACGGTGACGAGGCGATCGTCAAGGTCTCCGAAAACCCCTACCGATTGGCACTCGACATCCACGGCATCGGCTTCAAGACCGCCGACGTCATTGCCGGCAAACTTGGCATCGCCCCCGACTCGCTGATCCGGGCCCAGGCCGGGGTGCGCCATGTGCTGCAGGAATTGTCCAGCGACGGTCACTGCGCCGCCCCCCACGACAAGCTCATCACGGAGTCGGTCAAGCTTCTGGAGATTAACGAAGCGATCCTGGAAGAAGCCGTCCGGGAGGAAATCACCCAGGAAAATCTGGTACCGGAAGAGATCGATGGTATCTCCTGTCTGTTCCTGACTCCACTCCACAGGGCCGAACTGGGAGTGGCGAACAGCATCAGACGGATTCTGGATGGTGCACCGCCGTGGGGTACAATCGATGCGGAGAAGGCGCTCCCTTGGGTGGAGGAAAAAACGGGCCTGACGCTTTCCCAGTCGCAGAAGGACGCTGTACGACTTGCTCTGGCCAGCAAGGCGCTCGTCATCACCGGCGGACCGGGCACCGGCAAGACGACCCTTGTCAACAGCATCCTCAAAATCCTCGCGGTCAAACAGCTCCATATCCTGCTGGCCGCCCCGACCGGACGTGCAGCCAAGCGATTGACCGAGACCACCGGACAGGAGGCCAAGACCATCCATCGCCTCCTGGAGTTCGATCCGCAGAGCTTCGGCTTCAAACGCGGGCGAGACAACCCTCTTGAAGCCGACCTCATCGTCATCGACGAGTCATCCATGGTAGATGTGGTCCTGATGAACAAGCTGCTGGCGGCAATCCCCGACAATGCAGCTCTGATGATCGTCGGCGACGTGGACCAGCTGCCATCGGTCGGCCCCGGTGCTGTGCTGTCTGACATCATTGAATCCAGAGCGGTTCCCACCGTCCGGTTGACCGAAATCTTCCGCCAGGCAGCCACCTCCCGGATCATCGTCAACGCTCACCGGATCAACAAAGGGGAGTTGCCGTTGAAAAATGAGAAGGACGAGCTTTCCGACTTCTACTTCGTCCCGGCGGATACCCCGGAGGAGATTCACGCCAAACTGATGCAGGTGGTTACCGAGCGAATCCCGAAACGCTTCGGCCTCCATCCGGTCAAGGACGTCCAAGTGCTCACCCCCATGAACCGGGGAGGACTGGGCACCCATTCCCTGAACGCCGAACTGCAGAAGATGTTGAACGCCAACAGCGAACCACGGGTGACCCGTTTCGGCACTACCTTCTCGCCGGGCGACAAGATCATCCAGACGGTGAACAACTACGACAAGGAAGTCTTCAATGGGGATATCGGGCAGATTCTTGAAATCGACACCGAAGAGAGCTCCCTCAAAGCCGATTATGACGGCAGGATTGTGGAGTACGAATTTGGGGAACTTGACGAGGTGTCGCTTGCCTACGCCACCAGCATCCACAAGAGCCAGGGTTCGGAGTACCCGGCAGTGGTAATCCCGTTGGCGATGCAGCACTATATGCTGCTGGAGCGGAATCTGGTCTACACCGCTGTCACCCGGGGGAAGAAACTGGTGACGATCATCGGCCAGCCGAAGGCTTTAGGCATGGCGGTGAGAAATACCAACTCCAACCGGAGACTGACCAACTTGACGGCGAGGCTTCAACACACATGA